The DNA region AGACCACAACATTCAAATGTTAAGGTTATCAAGTGATTTAATTCCTTTTGCAACTAAGGCTAAAGATGATGTTAATTTAGACTGGCAGGTATATTTCCAAGATGAATTCGATGCGCTAAAGAAGCTCATAAAGAATTTAGACATCCGCATATCCTTTCACCCTGGTCAATATACCGTGCTAAATTCACCAAAGGAGGATGTAGTAGAACGCGCAATTGCTGATTTGGATTATCATGCCGATTTGTTGGCGTTATTGGGCGGTGATCAAAGTAATAAAATGGTCATTCATATTGGTGGTGTGTATGGCGATAAAGAAGCCGCAATTCAACGGTTTATTCAAGTAGCTAATAGCCTTTCTAGTAAGATTCGTCGTCATTTAATCATCGAAAATGATGAACGCTTATTTAATATTGAAGATGTCTTATATATTAGTCAACTCACTCACTTACCTGTTGTATTTGATAACCTACATTTCAATATATTAAAACCTGAAAATAGCCGTAGTATGAAAACCTATATTGAATTAGCCGGTCAAACTTGGACTACTAATGATGGTAGACAGGCTATACATTATAGCCAACAAGCGCTAGATAAAAAACCGGGTGCACATACTAAAACGACCGCACTTAACCCTTTTATCCATTTCATTCAAAATGAATTAAGTGGCCCTATAGATATCATGTTAGAAGTAAAAGATAAAAATCGTTCTGCAGAAAAAATCCAATTATATCTTGACCAAGATATTGGGGCTGCCGAAAAGTTATGGGCACGTTATAAATATGCCGTTATGGCAAAG from Aerococcus urinaeequi includes:
- the uvsE gene encoding UV DNA damage repair endonuclease UvsE; the encoded protein is MMNSTIKVGYACLNLDLDRGFKTCRFANLTNEKWIELISWNLETLKQMLIYTADHNIQMLRLSSDLIPFATKAKDDVNLDWQVYFQDEFDALKKLIKNLDIRISFHPGQYTVLNSPKEDVVERAIADLDYHADLLALLGGDQSNKMVIHIGGVYGDKEAAIQRFIQVANSLSSKIRRHLIIENDERLFNIEDVLYISQLTHLPVVFDNLHFNILKPENSRSMKTYIELAGQTWTTNDGRQAIHYSQQALDKKPGAHTKTTALNPFIHFIQNELSGPIDIMLEVKDKNRSAEKIQLYLDQDIGAAEKLWARYKYAVMAKSLNIYQAIRELLKDKENTDFEAFIHYLETAENLPEDIGNEINAGQHIWGYFKKTSHRH